The following coding sequences are from one Devosia yakushimensis window:
- a CDS encoding ABC transporter substrate-binding protein has protein sequence MPFSMPRLIRPLSLAALAASVSIVPLNQAFAQEELSGSIRFSWYGGQTRNEKIDHMVNLFQKRHPGTTINQEPLDWPSYWERLGVQAAGNNLPCLVGMLPFNIAEYAGRGLLADFQPQIDSGAISLDEISPDLVAASRWSDGKLLMLPYGAAPDTITYNATLAEAAGIEPLPESYDWDAFFDWLLAAQASLPADIWAIDSPANNPDLLLAYIGSHGYKVYEGETLGFPKEVLVAWFTEWHELNAGGAMVPADMLSEEPGAHELSYFAAGRSLASQRPANALAALQGGVAARGSGDILVTQLYPIGPEGVGDFVPVNSLSMAASCDNVPLAAAFADFFLNDPEAGEIFASDNGAVTNAALLQSQVNNADTPAPVRALLETFQQVNERGSVAQTFPARFQSRFTEVHKRLVMEVLFGSLTPQQAADTFFTEAE, from the coding sequence ATGCCGTTCTCGATGCCCCGCCTGATCCGGCCGCTGTCGCTGGCCGCTCTCGCAGCTTCTGTGTCGATCGTTCCGCTAAACCAGGCTTTTGCGCAGGAAGAGCTGTCGGGTAGCATTCGCTTCTCCTGGTATGGCGGCCAGACGCGCAACGAAAAGATCGACCATATGGTCAACCTGTTCCAGAAGCGCCATCCCGGCACCACCATAAACCAGGAGCCCCTGGATTGGCCGAGCTACTGGGAGCGCCTCGGTGTCCAGGCGGCCGGCAACAACCTACCCTGCCTTGTCGGCATGCTGCCCTTCAACATTGCCGAATATGCGGGCCGGGGGCTCCTGGCGGATTTTCAGCCGCAGATCGACAGCGGCGCAATCTCGCTGGATGAAATCTCTCCCGATCTGGTGGCGGCCAGCCGCTGGAGCGATGGCAAGCTGCTGATGCTGCCATATGGCGCGGCGCCCGATACGATCACCTATAACGCCACCCTGGCTGAGGCCGCCGGCATTGAGCCGCTACCGGAAAGCTACGATTGGGATGCGTTCTTTGACTGGCTGTTGGCCGCTCAGGCCAGCCTCCCGGCCGATATCTGGGCCATCGATAGCCCTGCCAACAATCCCGACCTGCTGCTGGCCTATATCGGCTCGCATGGTTACAAGGTCTATGAAGGCGAAACGCTTGGCTTCCCCAAGGAAGTGCTGGTCGCCTGGTTTACCGAGTGGCACGAGCTCAATGCCGGCGGCGCCATGGTTCCTGCCGACATGCTCTCCGAAGAGCCGGGCGCCCACGAGCTGAGCTATTTTGCCGCTGGCCGGTCCCTTGCTTCCCAGCGCCCGGCCAATGCCCTGGCCGCCCTGCAGGGCGGTGTGGCGGCCCGCGGTTCGGGAGATATCCTCGTAACGCAGCTTTATCCCATCGGGCCGGAGGGCGTGGGTGACTTTGTGCCCGTCAATTCGCTCTCCATGGCCGCATCCTGCGACAATGTTCCACTTGCCGCCGCCTTCGCCGATTTTTTCCTTAACGATCCGGAGGCAGGAGAGATCTTCGCCTCGGACAACGGCGCCGTGACCAATGCGGCACTGTTGCAATCGCAGGTCAACAATGCCGATACCCCGGCGCCGGTCCGCGCGCTGCTGGAAACCTTCCAGCAGGTCAACGAACGCGGCAGCGTCGCCCAGACATTCCCTGCTCGCTTCCAGTCCCGCTTCACCGAGGTCCACAAGCGCCTGGTCATGGAAGTGCTGTTTGGCAGCCTGACACCCCAGCAGGCCGCCGATACTTTCTTCACGGAAGCAGAATGA
- a CDS encoding RpiB/LacA/LacB family sugar-phosphate isomerase, which translates to MRVVIGNDHAGFSAKAAVTAALRNLGIEPIDRGTDSDAPVDFPVISRNVCSAIQEGLADRAILVCGTGVGASMAANRIPGIRAFVGHDTYSARQAVEHDDANVMCLGAWIIGPELMRLSIEAFLSAEFSTSEEFRRRVGMLAEMEKR; encoded by the coding sequence ATGAGAGTAGTCATCGGCAACGATCACGCCGGATTCTCGGCAAAGGCCGCGGTCACTGCGGCACTGCGTAACTTGGGCATTGAGCCGATCGACCGTGGTACGGACAGTGACGCCCCTGTCGACTTCCCGGTGATCTCGCGCAATGTCTGCAGCGCGATTCAGGAGGGCTTGGCCGATCGGGCCATCCTCGTTTGCGGAACGGGGGTCGGCGCGTCCATGGCCGCGAACCGCATTCCGGGTATTCGCGCCTTTGTGGGGCACGACACCTATTCCGCGCGCCAGGCTGTGGAACACGACGATGCCAACGTGATGTGCCTTGGTGCCTGGATCATCGGGCCCGAACTGATGCGGCTCTCGATCGAAGCCTTCCTGTCTGCGGAGTTCAGCACCAGCGAGGAGTTCCGCCGACGTGTCGGAATGCTCGCCGAAATGGAAAAACGCTAA
- a CDS encoding aminotransferase-like domain-containing protein — MDISSLLAGYHDNLAHMTRNEAIVSAIDRAIDSGTLGQGARLPTVRALSEALDVSPSTVVAAYSQLRLRGRISGTVGRGTYVSASAALQSDGGQEAEQSAWASVSPQARPPWRRRTVLTSANRLQTMYPDALDCSRGKPDTSLILTELVRRAQQAAAVDTDAEGLQYAGPVAIPSLSELLAPRLVADNIPVSNASMVAGTSAQQLMVMSLSIAARLMPDRRHLVAVEEPGYQTVFDAFEYMGFRLVGMRLDEHGVIPESLDEALAAGAIAALFTPRAQNPAGVSWTPERRAALAEVLKKHPHAIAIEDDQFADIALTRPGSLLEGPAAHRTVYIRTFAKSIAPDLRTAVAVVRPRLAAMLGEAKSLMDGWTSLHSQNTLVHVLEDTELEQALSQSRESYRARRDTIMAVLSARLAGTGTRLSGTDGLNIWIRLPFGVAATDVVDNAASAGVLLVSGEPFYIRPGHNDVIRMSISGIADHEAERAASLVADAILAGNERQPISIPL, encoded by the coding sequence GTGGATATCTCGTCTCTCCTAGCCGGCTATCACGACAATTTGGCGCATATGACGCGCAACGAAGCGATCGTGAGCGCTATCGACCGCGCCATAGACAGTGGCACGCTCGGTCAGGGTGCGCGTTTGCCGACGGTGCGCGCGCTGTCCGAAGCGCTCGATGTCAGCCCGTCGACGGTGGTGGCGGCCTATAGTCAGTTGCGCCTGCGTGGACGTATCAGCGGCACCGTTGGTCGCGGCACTTATGTGTCGGCTTCTGCCGCACTCCAGAGTGACGGTGGGCAGGAAGCGGAACAATCCGCATGGGCGAGTGTTTCGCCCCAGGCACGTCCACCCTGGCGCCGACGCACGGTTCTGACCTCGGCCAACCGGCTGCAAACCATGTATCCAGATGCGCTCGATTGCAGCCGAGGCAAGCCCGATACCAGTCTGATCCTGACCGAGCTCGTACGGCGCGCGCAGCAGGCAGCGGCCGTCGATACCGACGCCGAGGGCCTGCAATATGCAGGCCCGGTGGCTATCCCCTCGCTCTCGGAGCTATTGGCGCCGCGTCTTGTCGCCGACAATATTCCGGTCAGCAATGCCAGCATGGTGGCGGGCACGTCGGCGCAGCAGCTTATGGTCATGTCGCTGTCCATCGCCGCGCGTCTCATGCCGGACCGCCGCCATCTCGTAGCCGTCGAAGAGCCAGGCTATCAAACCGTCTTCGACGCATTCGAATATATGGGTTTTCGTCTGGTCGGCATGCGGCTCGACGAGCACGGCGTCATCCCCGAGTCGCTTGATGAGGCCCTTGCGGCCGGCGCCATTGCAGCTCTTTTCACGCCGCGCGCACAAAACCCCGCAGGCGTGTCCTGGACACCGGAACGCCGCGCGGCTCTCGCCGAAGTGTTGAAGAAGCATCCTCACGCTATCGCCATTGAAGATGATCAGTTCGCCGATATCGCCCTCACCCGGCCCGGGTCATTGCTCGAAGGGCCCGCCGCGCATCGCACGGTCTATATCCGCACCTTCGCCAAATCGATCGCCCCTGACCTGCGAACTGCCGTTGCGGTCGTGCGACCGCGCCTAGCCGCCATGCTGGGTGAAGCCAAGAGCCTGATGGACGGATGGACGTCGCTACACTCGCAGAATACCCTGGTTCACGTGCTCGAAGATACTGAGCTCGAACAAGCATTGTCCCAGTCGCGAGAATCCTATCGGGCCCGTCGCGATACGATCATGGCCGTTCTGAGCGCGCGCCTGGCCGGCACCGGTACGCGATTGAGCGGCACGGACGGGCTCAATATATGGATCCGCCTGCCGTTCGGCGTCGCAGCTACCGACGTAGTGGACAACGCGGCATCCGCAGGGGTTCTGCTGGTTTCGGGAGAGCCCTTCTATATCCGGCCCGGCCATAACGACGTCATCCGCATGAGCATTTCCGGCATTGCCGATCATGAGGCCGAACGGGCAGCCAGCCTTGTCGCCGACGCCATTCTGGCGGGCAACGAGCGTCAGCCGATCTCTATTCCGCTGTAA
- a CDS encoding SDR family NAD(P)-dependent oxidoreductase, translated as MGDRLAGKVAIVTGGAGGIGEETVRLFVREGAKVMIVDLNEEASQRVSKAIDPSGEKVAYVIARLDQEDQAKMAVDKTVDRFGKLDILANVAAVRVRGPITEATKQDWDFIIGANLLAVGHSCKYAIPKMVENGGGSIVTVSSANATVGRKGMGLYDATKAAVLALTRSMACDHAEQNIRVNAISPGPTLTNFHINNKVRATGKSYAEVEAEFRAAGAPHTLLNRQAEPVEQAYAILWLASDEASYVTGADFNIDGGIMGLRD; from the coding sequence ATGGGAGATCGTTTGGCGGGAAAGGTCGCCATAGTGACGGGCGGTGCGGGCGGCATCGGTGAGGAGACCGTGCGGCTATTTGTGCGCGAAGGCGCAAAAGTGATGATCGTCGACCTCAACGAGGAGGCGAGCCAGCGCGTCAGCAAGGCCATCGATCCGTCCGGCGAGAAAGTCGCCTACGTCATTGCTCGGCTCGACCAGGAAGATCAGGCCAAGATGGCGGTCGACAAGACTGTGGATCGGTTTGGCAAACTCGATATCCTGGCCAATGTTGCCGCCGTGCGCGTGCGCGGCCCGATCACCGAAGCGACCAAGCAAGACTGGGATTTCATCATCGGCGCCAATCTGTTGGCGGTCGGGCACAGCTGCAAATACGCCATTCCGAAGATGGTCGAAAACGGCGGAGGCAGCATCGTTACGGTCTCATCGGCGAACGCCACGGTGGGGCGCAAGGGCATGGGGCTTTACGACGCCACCAAGGCCGCCGTGCTGGCCCTGACCCGCTCGATGGCCTGCGATCACGCCGAGCAGAACATCCGCGTCAACGCCATTTCACCGGGGCCCACGCTGACCAATTTCCATATCAACAACAAGGTTCGTGCCACGGGAAAATCCTATGCCGAGGTCGAAGCCGAATTCCGCGCGGCGGGCGCTCCGCACACGCTGCTCAACCGTCAGGCCGAGCCGGTAGAACAGGCCTATGCCATTTTGTGGCTGGCCAGCGATGAGGCATCCTATGTCACCGGTGCCGACTTCAATATCGACGGCGGCATCATGGGCCTGCGTGACTAA
- a CDS encoding ABC transporter substrate-binding protein yields the protein MNKDDQSSKSHAGMNRRRFNALLSGGIVGSFGLPIFVNKAFAQPAQFKEAPMLAERVANGELPPVEERLPPQPLVQETTNEIGVYGGRMFGAGRAPETANDLQIGQVVGLFRYSNDLSEIYPELAEGYEFNDDYTECTITLRKGVRWSDGKPFTVDDIIFYFEDWQYDKELLPVPSATLMAGGQPFGIEKIDDHTIRFDFAQPHPAFSIIHFSGGPSEPFRPAHYLRQFHPKHNPDAAAEAVSAGFNSWQNAFTTKANAAGASFHSGASNVDMPVLSPWIPTAIDSQRQQYERNPYYFKVDAEGNQLPYVDYMTVEYATNAEVMNLKAVSGELSVAGMDIQLSNFPLIRRGEEAGNYTTKLVYSERGSDVCLAFNQIHPDPVLGKLFTDVRFRQAMSLGINRHEINELVFLGQGTIRQATVNESASFFEPRWAEHFIEHDIETANAMLDELGLDQRNGDGIRLREDGQPLVFQLEFLPHEGPKTEVCELVVKHWQALGIQAQAAARERSYLIERLDAQQQDVTAWHVDRVLERPAYAYGMIGKIGPGGDSIVRYGKLWQDWLNSGGERGVEPPEEVKAYREAFLAWQETEFGSEAYMAAAKKVYDLNMQHLWVVGTVGQSPQPVIVRNDMGNVFKDGDDSRFWWGAANWFWHTLRPEQWYIKA from the coding sequence ATGAACAAGGACGATCAGTCCTCGAAGTCGCATGCCGGTATGAACCGTCGCCGCTTCAATGCACTTCTGTCCGGCGGTATCGTCGGCTCGTTTGGCCTGCCGATATTTGTGAACAAGGCTTTTGCCCAACCGGCGCAATTCAAGGAAGCGCCCATGTTGGCTGAACGCGTCGCCAATGGCGAATTGCCGCCGGTCGAAGAACGGCTGCCGCCTCAGCCGCTGGTGCAGGAAACGACCAACGAAATTGGTGTCTATGGCGGACGAATGTTCGGCGCCGGTCGCGCCCCCGAAACTGCCAACGATCTGCAGATCGGCCAGGTTGTCGGCCTGTTCCGCTACTCCAATGATCTCAGCGAAATCTATCCGGAACTGGCGGAAGGCTACGAGTTCAACGACGATTACACTGAATGCACCATTACGCTGCGTAAGGGCGTGCGGTGGTCTGACGGCAAGCCGTTCACCGTCGACGATATCATCTTCTATTTCGAAGATTGGCAGTATGACAAAGAGCTGCTTCCGGTGCCGTCGGCGACGTTGATGGCTGGGGGGCAACCCTTCGGAATCGAGAAAATCGACGATCACACGATCAGGTTCGACTTCGCCCAGCCGCATCCGGCCTTCAGTATCATTCACTTTTCAGGTGGGCCGTCCGAGCCCTTCCGTCCGGCGCACTATCTCCGCCAGTTCCATCCCAAGCACAATCCAGATGCGGCGGCAGAAGCCGTTAGCGCGGGGTTCAACTCCTGGCAGAACGCCTTTACCACCAAGGCCAATGCGGCCGGGGCGTCATTTCATTCGGGCGCCAGCAATGTGGATATGCCTGTGCTTTCGCCGTGGATCCCAACGGCAATCGACAGCCAGCGCCAGCAATACGAACGCAATCCCTATTACTTCAAGGTCGATGCAGAAGGAAACCAGCTGCCCTATGTCGACTACATGACGGTTGAATATGCCACGAATGCCGAGGTGATGAACCTCAAGGCCGTGTCGGGCGAGCTGTCGGTAGCAGGCATGGATATCCAGCTTTCCAATTTCCCGCTGATCCGTCGCGGCGAAGAGGCCGGCAACTACACCACCAAACTCGTCTATAGCGAGCGCGGCTCGGATGTTTGCCTGGCCTTCAACCAGATCCACCCCGATCCGGTTCTGGGCAAGCTCTTCACTGACGTACGTTTCCGTCAGGCCATGTCGCTGGGCATCAACCGGCATGAGATCAACGAACTGGTGTTTCTGGGGCAGGGCACGATCCGCCAGGCGACCGTCAATGAATCCGCCAGTTTCTTCGAACCGCGCTGGGCCGAGCACTTTATCGAGCACGACATCGAAACCGCAAATGCCATGCTTGACGAACTGGGCCTGGATCAGCGCAACGGCGATGGCATTAGGTTGCGCGAAGATGGCCAGCCGCTGGTGTTCCAGCTCGAATTCCTGCCGCACGAGGGCCCGAAGACCGAAGTGTGTGAACTGGTGGTCAAGCACTGGCAGGCACTTGGCATTCAGGCACAGGCCGCGGCGCGCGAACGCAGCTACCTGATCGAACGCCTCGACGCCCAGCAGCAGGATGTGACCGCTTGGCATGTCGACCGTGTGCTGGAACGGCCAGCTTATGCTTATGGAATGATCGGCAAGATCGGGCCGGGCGGCGACTCCATCGTCCGCTATGGCAAATTATGGCAGGACTGGCTCAATTCTGGTGGTGAGCGCGGCGTCGAGCCACCCGAAGAGGTCAAGGCCTATCGCGAGGCATTTCTCGCCTGGCAGGAGACCGAGTTTGGCTCCGAAGCCTATATGGCGGCGGCCAAAAAGGTCTACGACCTCAACATGCAACACCTTTGGGTGGTCGGCACGGTTGGTCAGTCACCCCAGCCGGTAATTGTGCGCAACGACATGGGTAACGTGTTCAAGGACGGCGATGACAGCCGGTTCTGGTGGGGCGCGGCCAACTGGTTCTGGCACACCCTTCGCCCTGAGCAATGGTACATCAAAGCCTAG
- a CDS encoding ABC transporter permease, with the protein MGRYIVQRIVLTIPTLFVISIISFVIIQLPPGDFLTAYITSLESGGQVVDQQLIDALRSQYGLGDPLHIQYFKWISRVIVGDFGYSFQWQRPVSELIGERMMLTIILSVASLILVWGISLPIGIYSAVRQYSLGDYFFTFISFVGLGIPNFLLALVLMWWAYSQLGMSVGGLFSAAYADAPWSFAKLLDFLKHLWIPATVLAIGGIAGLIRIMRANLLDELPKLYVTTARAKGMGERDLVLKYPVRVALNPFISTIGWTLPGLVSGSIIVSVVLNLPTTGPMLLTALQSQDMYLAGAILLLLSILTVIGTLISDLLLAWLDPRIRFG; encoded by the coding sequence GTGGGCCGTTACATCGTTCAGCGCATCGTGCTGACCATTCCGACGCTTTTTGTCATTTCGATCATATCTTTCGTCATCATCCAATTGCCGCCTGGCGACTTCCTGACCGCTTACATTACCTCGCTGGAATCGGGTGGGCAGGTGGTCGACCAGCAGCTTATCGATGCGCTGCGCTCGCAATATGGTCTCGGCGATCCGCTCCATATCCAGTATTTCAAGTGGATTTCCCGCGTCATCGTCGGCGACTTTGGCTACTCATTCCAATGGCAGCGCCCCGTCTCCGAACTGATCGGGGAGCGGATGATGCTCACCATCATCCTGTCCGTCGCCTCGCTGATCCTGGTTTGGGGCATTTCCCTGCCGATCGGCATCTATTCGGCCGTGCGGCAATATTCGTTAGGCGATTATTTCTTCACCTTCATCAGCTTCGTGGGGCTGGGGATTCCCAACTTTCTGCTCGCCCTGGTGCTGATGTGGTGGGCCTATTCCCAGCTCGGCATGTCGGTTGGCGGGTTGTTTTCGGCGGCTTATGCCGATGCTCCGTGGAGCTTTGCCAAGCTGCTCGATTTCCTTAAGCACCTCTGGATACCTGCCACCGTGCTGGCCATCGGGGGTATCGCCGGCCTCATCCGCATCATGCGGGCCAACCTGCTTGATGAATTGCCCAAGCTCTACGTCACCACTGCTCGCGCCAAGGGCATGGGCGAGCGCGATCTTGTTCTCAAATACCCGGTTCGCGTCGCGCTCAATCCCTTCATCAGCACCATTGGCTGGACGCTGCCCGGCCTGGTTTCCGGCTCCATCATTGTCTCGGTCGTGCTCAATCTTCCAACGACCGGCCCCATGCTGCTGACCGCCTTGCAGTCGCAAGACATGTATCTGGCAGGCGCCATCCTGCTGCTGCTCAGCATTCTCACCGTCATCGGCACGCTGATTTCCGATTTGCTGCTTGCATGGCTCGATCCACGCATTCGCTTCGGCTAA